A region of Cucumis melo cultivar AY chromosome 2, USDA_Cmelo_AY_1.0, whole genome shotgun sequence DNA encodes the following proteins:
- the LOC103494100 gene encoding uncharacterized protein LOC103494100 isoform X3, producing the protein MLTPFLGGLKGEVKKSGNTPGKAVKQSSTMRDSTAAPSVASTDKRGGDRTHDKERKKDAPPPRMQFDDKSRVEKAKKRAVFNQTEARNRVELFRHLPQYEQGTQLPDLVSKFFQLDPIHPAIYKVGLQYMAGDICGGNARCIAMLHAFQQAIKDYSTPPQKSLGRDLTTKIGGYVSFFNECRPLSVSMGNAIRFLKNLIAKLPLNLPESEVKATLCSDIDRFINEKIIIADEVIVRHAATKIRDGDVLLTYGSSCSVEMLLLYAHELGKEFRVVVVDSRPKLEGQALLRRLIGRGLSCTYTHINAISYVMHKVTRVFLGAAAVLSNGTVYSRVGTAAVAMVANAFHVPVLICCEAYKFHERVQLDSICFNELGDPDAISKVQGRKDINHLENLAAKEQLQFLNLMYDATPSDYISMIVTDYGMIPPTSVPVIVREYRREHLWI; encoded by the exons ATGTTGACTCCTTTCCTTGGGGGCTTAAAAG GTGAAGTGAAGAAGTCAGGTAACACTCCTGGTAAAGCTGTGAAGCAGTCCTCGACTATGAGAGATAGCACTGCTGCACCTTCGGTGGCATCTACTGACAAAAGAGGAGGTGATCGCACACATGataaagaaaggaagaaagatgctCCACCTCCACGAATGCAGTTTGATGATAAAAGCAGGGTAGAAAAGGCTAAAAAGCGAGCAGTTTTCAACCAAACTGAAGCTAGAAATAGGGTTGAATTATTTCGCCATTTGCCACAATACGAGCAAGGAACTCAGCTTCCTGATCTCGTGTCAAAGTTTTTCCAACTTGACCCCATTCATCCCGCCATTTACAAG GTTGGTTTACAATATATGGCTGGAGATATATGCGGAGGCAATGCTCGTTGTATTGCTATGCTTCATGCATTTCAACAGGCCATCAAAGACTACTCAACTCCGCCACAGAAGTCCCTGGGTAGAGATTTAACCACAAAAATTGGTGGCTATGTATCATTCTTCAACGAGTGCAGGCCACTGTCTGTTAGCATGGGAAATGCAATTAGGTTTTTGAAAAATCTCATTGCCAAATTACCATTGAATCTTCCGGAATCTGAAGTGAAAGCTACACTTTGCTCAGATATTGATCGCTTCATTAATGAAAAGATTATAATTGCAGACGAGGTCATAGTTAGACATGCTGCTACCAAAATCAGGGATGGGGATGTTCTTCTCACATATGGATCGTCATGTTCTGTAGAGATGCTCCTATTATATGCTCATGAGCTTGGAAAAGAATTCCGTGTTGTGGTGGTGGATTCCCGTCCAAAACTAGAAGGGCAAGCATTGCTTCGTAGGCTCATAGGGAGGGGCCTAAGTTGTACATACACTCATATAAATGCTATCTCTTACGTGATGCACAAAGTAACACGAGTTTTTCTGGGGGCTGCTGCAGTATTATCTAATGGAACTGTATATTCAAGAGTGGGAACTGCAGCAGTTGCCATGGTTGCTAATGCATTCCATGTTCCAGTGTTAATCTGCTGCGAAGCCTATAAATTCCACGAAAGGGTTCAGCTTGATTCAATATGTTTCAATGAATTAG GCGATCCAGATGCTATCTCAAAGGTTCAAGGAAGGAAGGATATTAATCATCTAGAAAATTTGGCTGCTAAAGAACAACTGCAATTTCTAAATTTGAT GTACGATGCCACACCTTCAGATTACATCTCAATGATTGTCACAGATTATGGCATG ATCCCACCTACAAGTGTGCCGGTGATCGTGCGTGAGTATCGAAGAGAGCACCTGTGGATATAA